The Dethiosulfovibrio faecalis genome contains the following window.
GCGGAGGGGCTGCCCTGGAAGGCGTCCCTGATCGAGATGCTTTCGGAGACCGGCATGGAGATCTCCGATTTCGGCCATGAGATGACCCTTTCCAAGGTAGCTCGAACCTGCATAGGTCGGACCCTGGGATTATCCCCGAACGACGGGGATACCGTCGATGACTAGTCGATACGGGCAGCCGACGATCTACGCTCCCTTCGAGGGAGGGGTTGCGGTCGGTCGCTCCTATCGCGAGATATTCGATACGGGGAAGGTCCGCAAGGTCTGGCGCCGGGAGGCCCTGTTGGATTTTCTCTCCTCCGGAACGGTGGTTTTTCCCGACGGAGCGACCTTTTTCGAGGGGGTTTTCGAGGTGCCGCCGGGCGGAGAGCTTCACGTGGAGGGAGGCGACGCCCGGATTTCCGAGCCGAACCCCCTTCCCGATCCCTCGGAGGAGCTGGGAGAGGAGATCCTGCCCCTTTTCCGCGAGGCTCTGATCGGTTCTTTGGGGGACATACCGGAAGACGCCGGTCTGTGTCTCAGCGGAGGACTGGACTCCTCCGCCATAGCCGCCGCCTGGTCGTCCGTCGGAAATCCCGGGTGCTTCGTTTACTCCGTGTCCAACACTCTCGACGAAAAGCTTGCCCTCGAGACGGCGGAGGCCCTGGGGACCGATCCGTCGGTGGTGAAGGGAGACCAAGTCGTCTCGTTGGAGGAGCTGGAGAATATGTGCAGGATTCTGGAGATACCGGTTCACATACCTCTGGGCCCTCTGCCTCAGTTCAGGCTCCTCTCCGCCATGTCCCGCCGGGGAATAAAGACGGTCTACAGCGGTCAGGGAGGCGACGAGGTGCTATGCGGTTATCCCTGGCACTTCCCTATGGCCATGGACAGACTGGCCGTCGGGGATCGAGAGAAGGCGGAGTTATGGAAGAAGGCCCAGATGGAATCTCCCCCTATGGGAGTGTTGACCCTTCGACTGGTCAGGCGGTGCTTCACCAGGACCAGCAGCTGGGTCAACCTGAACGACGGCGGTGCCTGCGCCGTGTTGGGGCTGTCCAGAGAGGAGGTCTGCCGGCGAAGGGGAGTTCGTTTTTTCGCGGCGGACTGTTCCGATTGGGAGTCGGTCAGAAGGCAGGACCTTCTGAACAGGACTCTCCGTTACCTGCTCCACTACGACGTAAGCCTTGCGGATCACTTCGGAATGGAGGTAAGGGCCCCCTTTCTGTCCGACGTCATCGTCGATCTGGTCTCCCGGTTCAGACTGGATTTCCTCTATGGGAAGGGAACTCTCAAATATCCCCTGAGGACGGTCTTTCCCGAGGTTCCGGAAAAGGTCCGTTTTAACAACGTAAAGACCGGCTTTTGGCACAACGGATCGGGGTTGCCCGAACTGATGCCGTCGGTAAAGCGCATGTTGGAGGAAACCTCTCTGGGCGATCTCGTGAAGGTTCCGGGTATGGTAGATAAGATGTCCCCTCTGGCGCTTTGGCGGTTTTACTCCGCCGGGGTGTTGCTGGAGGATGGCGGAATAACGGCGTAGGAAACGTGGTCTGTGATTATCGAATACGAAGGAGGCGATGTGTATGTCCATGGAATCGGCGATTAGTTTCTACGAGAGGCTGGAGTCCGACGGCGAGCTGTCCGAACGCATCAAGGAGCTGGGCGACAGGGAGAGCATAAGCCGCTACGTCAAGGAAGACCTGGGCTACGACTTCTCCGAGGAGGAGATGCAGAAGGTGGTCTTCGAGAGGAACCCGGAGCTCTCCGACGAGGAGCTGGAGGCGGTGGTCGGAGGGACGTCGGACGACATGATTTACGGAATCTCCATAGGAATCGGTATAGGTGGAGGTATGGGCATCATCGCCCTCGCCATCGCCGCCGCCGGTGCGTGACGTTCTCGGGATGGAAACTGCCCAAAGGGCCTTACTCCTTCGGAGAAGGCCCTTTTTTTGGTTCCGACGTGAATCGGGAGACGTAGCGTCCGGCCACTCTGTCCGCCTCGGAGAGAACCAGCCACAGTTCCTGAATCGCCGACAGATGGTCGCCTCTGGTCTGCTGATCTCTCTCCTGGGCGTTTATCAGGTCCAGCTGAGAGGCCAGACCCTCCCGATAGAGCATCTCCGCGATCTTCAGCTCTTTCGACGATCCCTCAATCTGGCTCCGTCTCAGGGTCTCCAGCTCTCGTCCTCTGTCCCAGCGGTTTCGGACGAGCTCGATCTCCTTGGCGATGTCGTCCTGTCGGGCCCTCAGCTCTCGATCGGCCTTTTCCTCCGTCAGCCTGGCGGCCTCGACGGCGTTTTCGGTCTGGTTCCCGTCGGAGATGGGAACGGAAAGCACCGCCGTCAGCATCAGCTCTCCCTGGTTGTCCTCCGCGAAGGGAGACCGGTAGTCCTCTCCGAGCCTCCAGCCTATGGACAGGTCCAAAAGGGGGGAAAGGCCTCTGGCCGCCAGGGATTTTCTGACCCCCGCCTGTTCGATCGCGAGCCTTAGAGCCTCGATCTCCGGGCGCCCTTCCATCGCGGAGTTCAGATCTATCGACAGATCTAGGGACGTCGGATCCGGCACCTCCACGACGGGGTTTACCTCGGCGTTTCCGACGAAGGACCGCATCTCTATCAACCTCTGTTCGTAGTCCCTATGGGCACCGAGAAAAAGGGCCTCTCCCTCGTCCCTCTGAGATCGGGCCCTTAGAAGGTCCAGCAGTGGAACGAGTTCCTTCTCGAATTTTTCCCTGGTTACCTCCAGGGATTTTTCACGATGTTCCAGAATGTCCTCTCTCATCTTCAGGTTCAACCCGGCCATGACCGCTCTTCTGTAGGTCGACGACGCTCCGGCCAGGGTATCGTTTACCGATCCGTAAAAACTCTGTCTCAATATGTCCAGTCCGATCAGAAGATCCCTTTCCTGTAGGCCGTACCTGCCGGAAAGGTCGATACGGTGGGAGAGAGCCAGGTCGAGGTATCGGTCTCCTCTGTCCCTGTTCATCCAGCGATCGATCTCGGTGGCCAACTTCAAAGAGGGTCGCTGCGTTCCCATCTCGGACCTTGCAGAGAAGACCCCGGCGTCGATCTCCCTTCCCATGGCGGCAAGGTCCTCGTTTCTCTCCAGAACCAGGCTCAGATAGGCATCTTCGGTCAGAACCGTCTCCCCGAAGGACCCGGAGGGCCATAGGAGAGCGAGGACCGCCACTAGGGCCACGATCGCGATGGGCTGTGAAGAAAGAAATCTCATCCAATACCTCCCGGTGATCGATGCGTAATTTTCAGATATGTCTTATTATATTATAGATGACGTGCTCTTTCATGATATGAAGAAGGGCCTCTTGAAGGTGGTTTTCGTAGATGAAAAAACAGCTATTCCGCCAGTCCGCTCTGGATCGACTTTCGTCACCGGATCAGCTGGACGTCCCGTTTCGCATAGTTCGACCGGCCTCTTGGGTCGCCCTGGCTGCGGTGACGCTTCTTCTGGCTCTGCTGATCTGGTGGGGATTTTTCGGAACCGTAGCCACCAAGGTAACAGGTCAGGGTATTCTGCTGAGGGAAGGGGCCTTGGAGGAGGCGTCCTCCCCGGGCGACGGCCAGTTAAACGTCGTCCTGGTCGACGTGGACGACCGGGTCGAGACGGGACAGGTCGTGGCTAGAATTTCCCAGCCGGACCTGATACACAGTATCGCCGAACTGGAGGCCAAGCTCGACTTGCTCGAGCTCGAGAGGGACACCGGCGAGGAGATGGGCGACGACAGGAAAAGCCTGGAGTCCGAGTATCTGGCCAGAAGAAGACAGACCCTGACGGCCTCCCTTCAGGTGGCTCGCGAGAGGGCGGCATCTCTTAAGGAACAGCTCGAGAGGTACGACGAGCTGTTTCGCAAGAAGTACATAACCCGCAGTCAGTATCTGGACGTCAAGGAAAAATATAACGGAGCCCTTCAGGACATACTTTCCCGAAGGGAGGAGCTGGCCAGAGTGCCTATGACGGCGGTGGACTCTTCCTCCCAGCTGGAAAGGGAGAAGATGGACGTCGATATGAGGATAATGGCCTCTAAAGAGCAGCTGCGGGCTCTGAGGGATCGTCTGGAACTGGAGAGCGTTATCAGGAGCCCGGCGGACGGACGGGTTTTGGAGGTCTTCAAGACCAGAGGACAGGTAATCCGCTCCGGAGAGGCTCTGCTGTCGGTGGAGAAAGAGGACGACGGAAGAACCCCCCTCTATCTGCACGCCTTCGTCCAGCCCCGGCAGGGTAAGAAGATCTCCGCCGGTATGGAGGCCCAGGTCTCTCCCTCGGTGGTCAAACAGGAGGAGTTCGGCGTCATCCTGGGACAAGTCACCAGGGTCTCCCGTTTTCCCGCGTCCTCCAGGGGAATGAAGCGGGTTCTGGGAAACGACGAGCTGGTTAAGAGCCTGTCTCAGGGCGGATCCCCCATAACCCTGACCGTAGCCATGCGAAGATCGATGAAGACCGAGACCGGCTATGAATGGTCCTCCGGAGGCGGACCGCCTCTGACGCTGCAGAGCGGGACCCTGGCCGGGGTCACCGTCGTGGTCCGTAGACAGGCCCCTGTGACCCTCGTCCTGCCCTTCCTCAAAAACTTCTTCCTGGGGGTTGGAGAGGAACCTCACGGGGAGGACCCAGATGACTAGACGGGTGAAGACCCCCACGGTGATCCAGATGGAGGCGTCGGAATGCGGGGCCGCGGCCTTGGCCATAGTCCTGGGATATTACGGCGTCCACGTTCCTCTCGAGGTTCTGAGGGAGGACTGCGGCATAGGCCGTGACGGCAGCAAGGCGGTAAACGTCCTGAAGGCCGCCCGGAAGTACGGCATGGTGGCCAAGGGCTACAGAAAGGAGACGGACCGCCTGAGCGATCTGACCTTTCCGACGGTGCTGTTCTGGAACTTCAACCATTTTCTCGTCCTGGAGGGAATGAAGGGGGACAGGGTATACCTCAACGACCCGGCCTCCGGGCCCAGAACTGTCGATAGGGAGACCCTGGACCGCTGCTTCACCGGCGTCGCTCTGTCGATAACGCCTGGACCGGATTTTCGCCCGGAGGGAAAACCCAGAAGCACCTGGGCCTCCTTGAGAAAAAGGCTCTACGGTGCCAGATGGGCCGTGACCTTCGCCGTACTGGCGGGACTGGCTCTGGTCGTGCCCGGAATCCTCAACTCGTCTTTTCAGCAGATTTTCGTGGATCGGCTTCTCGTGGAGGGACGGATGGAGTGGTTCCGTCCCCTTCTGTCCCTGATGGCAGCCATGGCCCTGGTGAAGGCCGTCCTCACCTGGCTCCAGAGCTCCTCCCTGCTGAGGCAGGAGACGTCCATGGCCCTTCGGGACTCGGCAGGGTTCATGGTCCATCTCTTCCGTCTTCCCTACGTTTTTTTTCTTCAACGCTACGCCGGGGAGATCGGAAACAGGGTTCAGCTTAACGACCAGGTAGCTCAGCTGATATCCCGAGATCTGGCCAGCACGGTGCTTCAGTGCCTGATGGTCGGGTTCTACGGCGTCGTGATAGTTCTCTACGACCCGCCTCTGGCCCTCGTCGCGGTGGGTGCCTGTGTCGCGGCTCTGATAATGTTGGCCGCCATGAACCGCCGAAGGTCCGATCTGAACGAAAGGCTTACCAACGAGATAGGCCGTTTCGCCGGTACCGCCATGGGAGGGCTTAACGTCATAGAAACGGTCAAGTCCTTCGGAGGCGAGGACGATCAGTTCGCCCGACTGGCGGGGCACATGGCCAAGGTATTGGAGGCCAGGACCTCCCTCGGGCTCTTCTCCGCCAGGGTGGAGCCCGTGATGCCCATGCTCTCGTCCCTTTCCGCCGCTGCGATCCTCTGCTTCGGAGGGCTCAGGGCGATGGACGGCGTGCTCACCATGGGGATGCTTCTGGCCATCCAGGTCCTCATGCAGCAGACCCTTTCGCCTATGTCCGATCTGGTCGGCCTGTGGAGCTCTTTCGAGAGCGCCAGGGGAAACGTCAACAGGCTGGACGACGTTCTTCGCTATCCTCCATCGAGGCCCCGTCCGGCAATGGAGGAAGGCGGCATGGTCGGACTGAGCCAGGTCCGTCTGTCCGGCCGTCTGGAGCTCCGAAACGTCTCGTTCGGCTACTCTCCTCTGAACCCTCCGCTTTTGGAAGAGTTTTCTCTGAACCTGGTTCCAGGATCCCGAGTCGCCCTGGTGGGAGGTTCCGGATCGGGGAAATCCACCGTGGCCCGGATAATCTGCGGGCTCTTCTCCCCCTGGTCCGGCGAGGTCCTGCTGGACGGTCGCCCTCTGGCGGAGATTCCCAGAGAACAGCTGATAATGTCCTTTTCCTTCGTGGATCAGGAGATATCCCTCTACGAGGGCACCGTTCGGGAAAACCTCACCCTGTGGGACGACACCATACCCATGGAGTTGTTGGTGGAGGCCTGTAAGGACGCCGAGATCCACGGAGACATCGTCGAGCGCAGCGGCGGATACGACGCCATGGTCGAGGAGAACGGCCGTAATTTCAGCGGAGGTCAGAGACAGAGGCTGGAGATAGCCAGGGCCCTGGTCCGCCGACCGTCGCTTATAGTTCTGGACGAGGCCACGAGTGCCCTGGACTCTCCCACCGAGGAGGCGATAGACAGGGCCCTCCGTCGGAGGGGATGCACCTGTCTGATAGTTGCCCACAGGTTATCCACCATAAGGGACTGCGACGAGATCGTCGTCATGAAAAGCGGCAAGGTGGAGGAGCGGGGAACCCACGAGGAGCTGATCGCTCTGGGCGGAAGATACGCCGATCTCATCGAGAACTGACCTTATGGGAGGCGACGACGTGAACCATCTCTTTAAGATCCTGGAGCCGATGGGGAAATCCCTGGAGATGACCGGAAAAACCCCGTTTTTCCTCGACGACCCCGAAAAAGTATGGTGCGTGGTCGGTGGAGAGGTCCACGTCTACGTGGTCTCCCGATCCGGGGACGTCCAGACCGGCAGAAGAGACTATCTGTTCTCCTCCGGCCCCGGCAGTATCCTGCTCGGCGTGGACACCGGTTTCTTCGGAAAAGCCACAGGGCTTCTGGTCAGCGGAGTTCCCGGCACCTCCGTGGTGGAGCTGTCCCGGTCGGACTTCCTGGAGGCGGCCCGAACCGAGGCCTCCGAGGCGGCGTCTCTCGTCGACGGTTTTCTGGAGGGGCTGGGCCGTGGAATAATCAAGGACATAGTCCCTTTGCCCAGAATCCGTCAGGAGATAGTCCCGGGAGACGCCGAGCTTCAGGCCGATCGTCCTGCCGGCAGCGCCTCGTCGCTCTGGATCGAGCTCCGGACCGGACGGGCCCTCTTCGTGGGGACCGAGGACATGGCCCCGGGCGGCGGCTTTTTCGCCCTGCCGTCGAACTGTTGGATACTTCCTCTCGAGGGATGTTCCCTGTTCTCCGTCTCCACGGAAGATCTTATCGTTCAGGGAGACTTCTCCTCCTACTTCGACCGTTTTTCCGAGGTCGTCTTTTCGTCTCTGGCCATGAACTCCCGAATGAAGGCCGCCGACGACGTAGGGGAGCTCAGGGAGATGCAGCGTTCCAGGAGGACTGCGATGTCCTCCGGCATGGGTCGTCTTTTTTCACATCTGTCGGGAGATGAAAGGGCGAGCGAAGTTCGGAAGGACGACCCAGTCTCCGTCGCCTGCTCCGCGGTGGCGGCTTTTCTGGGGGTCGATATCCCTCGATCTACCGGCGAACGGAACGGCGACGTCCCGGACGTCCTTCGCAGGGCCGATCTGCGAACGAGGAAGATAACCCTGGCCGGAGATTGGTGGATCTCCGACGGAGACCCTATGATAGCCTTCAGGGAGGATCGTCCTGTGGCCCTGATCCCCAAGGGAAGAGGAGGCTACCGCATGGTCGGTTGCGACGGGGAGCTCGACGTCGACCGAACAGTGGCCGAGTCTATCTCCCCGGAGGGGCTTCACGTCTACCTCCCTATGCCGACCCGGTCCTTGAACGCTTGGGATCTGCTCCGTTTCGGAATCTCCGGCCGCGGCCGCGATATAGCCCTGACCTTCGTCTTCGGCACGGTTCTGGCTTTATTGGGACTTATCCCTCCGGAGATCAACGGTATAGTCTTCAGCGAGGTCATCCCCCAGGCCGAGAGGGGACGGATGATCCAGCTTTTCGCCATCCTGGT
Protein-coding sequences here:
- a CDS encoding NHLP family bacteriocin export ABC transporter peptidase/permease/ATPase subunit, encoding MTRRVKTPTVIQMEASECGAAALAIVLGYYGVHVPLEVLREDCGIGRDGSKAVNVLKAARKYGMVAKGYRKETDRLSDLTFPTVLFWNFNHFLVLEGMKGDRVYLNDPASGPRTVDRETLDRCFTGVALSITPGPDFRPEGKPRSTWASLRKRLYGARWAVTFAVLAGLALVVPGILNSSFQQIFVDRLLVEGRMEWFRPLLSLMAAMALVKAVLTWLQSSSLLRQETSMALRDSAGFMVHLFRLPYVFFLQRYAGEIGNRVQLNDQVAQLISRDLASTVLQCLMVGFYGVVIVLYDPPLALVAVGACVAALIMLAAMNRRRSDLNERLTNEIGRFAGTAMGGLNVIETVKSFGGEDDQFARLAGHMAKVLEARTSLGLFSARVEPVMPMLSSLSAAAILCFGGLRAMDGVLTMGMLLAIQVLMQQTLSPMSDLVGLWSSFESARGNVNRLDDVLRYPPSRPRPAMEEGGMVGLSQVRLSGRLELRNVSFGYSPLNPPLLEEFSLNLVPGSRVALVGGSGSGKSTVARIICGLFSPWSGEVLLDGRPLAEIPREQLIMSFSFVDQEISLYEGTVRENLTLWDDTIPMELLVEACKDAEIHGDIVERSGGYDAMVEENGRNFSGGQRQRLEIARALVRRPSLIVLDEATSALDSPTEEAIDRALRRRGCTCLIVAHRLSTIRDCDEIVVMKSGKVEERGTHEELIALGGRYADLIEN
- a CDS encoding asparagine synthase family protein, with product MTSRYGQPTIYAPFEGGVAVGRSYREIFDTGKVRKVWRREALLDFLSSGTVVFPDGATFFEGVFEVPPGGELHVEGGDARISEPNPLPDPSEELGEEILPLFREALIGSLGDIPEDAGLCLSGGLDSSAIAAAWSSVGNPGCFVYSVSNTLDEKLALETAEALGTDPSVVKGDQVVSLEELENMCRILEIPVHIPLGPLPQFRLLSAMSRRGIKTVYSGQGGDEVLCGYPWHFPMAMDRLAVGDREKAELWKKAQMESPPMGVLTLRLVRRCFTRTSSWVNLNDGGACAVLGLSREEVCRRRGVRFFAADCSDWESVRRQDLLNRTLRYLLHYDVSLADHFGMEVRAPFLSDVIVDLVSRFRLDFLYGKGTLKYPLRTVFPEVPEKVRFNNVKTGFWHNGSGLPELMPSVKRMLEETSLGDLVKVPGMVDKMSPLALWRFYSAGVLLEDGGITA
- a CDS encoding Nif11-like leader peptide family RiPP precursor, translating into MSMESAISFYERLESDGELSERIKELGDRESISRYVKEDLGYDFSEEEMQKVVFERNPELSDEELEAVVGGTSDDMIYGISIGIGIGGGMGIIALAIAAAGA
- a CDS encoding NHLP bacteriocin system secretion protein — protein: MKKQLFRQSALDRLSSPDQLDVPFRIVRPASWVALAAVTLLLALLIWWGFFGTVATKVTGQGILLREGALEEASSPGDGQLNVVLVDVDDRVETGQVVARISQPDLIHSIAELEAKLDLLELERDTGEEMGDDRKSLESEYLARRRQTLTASLQVARERAASLKEQLERYDELFRKKYITRSQYLDVKEKYNGALQDILSRREELARVPMTAVDSSSQLEREKMDVDMRIMASKEQLRALRDRLELESVIRSPADGRVLEVFKTRGQVIRSGEALLSVEKEDDGRTPLYLHAFVQPRQGKKISAGMEAQVSPSVVKQEEFGVILGQVTRVSRFPASSRGMKRVLGNDELVKSLSQGGSPITLTVAMRRSMKTETGYEWSSGGGPPLTLQSGTLAGVTVVVRRQAPVTLVLPFLKNFFLGVGEEPHGEDPDD
- a CDS encoding TolC family protein, with the translated sequence MRFLSSQPIAIVALVAVLALLWPSGSFGETVLTEDAYLSLVLERNEDLAAMGREIDAGVFSARSEMGTQRPSLKLATEIDRWMNRDRGDRYLDLALSHRIDLSGRYGLQERDLLIGLDILRQSFYGSVNDTLAGASSTYRRAVMAGLNLKMREDILEHREKSLEVTREKFEKELVPLLDLLRARSQRDEGEALFLGAHRDYEQRLIEMRSFVGNAEVNPVVEVPDPTSLDLSIDLNSAMEGRPEIEALRLAIEQAGVRKSLAARGLSPLLDLSIGWRLGEDYRSPFAEDNQGELMLTAVLSVPISDGNQTENAVEAARLTEEKADRELRARQDDIAKEIELVRNRWDRGRELETLRRSQIEGSSKELKIAEMLYREGLASQLDLINAQERDQQTRGDHLSAIQELWLVLSEADRVAGRYVSRFTSEPKKGPSPKE